The following coding sequences are from one Shewanella putrefaciens window:
- a CDS encoding AMP-binding protein codes for MDTAIKTPIEMLAHWAKARGDEVYLRQPIKGQYLDFTWGEVQEKVQQLAGALRHLGFESGDKIAVLSKNCAEWFITDLALMHGGYISVPIYPTANPDTIRYVLQHSGAKAIFVGKLDHWADQEAGVGGELLRLAMPYDTMPAQYQWEQLLNLGHPLIEAPLPKLDQVMTLIYTSGSTGQPKGAIQTFASYGWTCKAVVRDLRTDGDDRLLSYLPLAHITERVAIEGSSFYSGSSVAFVESLDSFVADVQRAKPTVFFSVPRLWSLFQKNIIDKIGLSKLNLLLKIPLLSSFVKYKIHKGLGLNHCRLLGSGSAPIPPSLIHWYHNIGLNICEAWGMTENCAYSIINYPFDARKIGTVGRPIQDCLIRQGDDGELLIKSPGLMTAYYLQPEATAAAFDADGFFHTGDLCAIDADGCVTITGRVKDNFKTAKGKYVAPVPIERKLAQDPYVELICVIGSGLPHPVALVQLSEGASLQAREEVRASLKATLDSVNPHLESHEHVDAIIVVSDPWTIENDVLTPTLKIKRHVLEKAFSERVDGIRGAKICWEDEISIK; via the coding sequence ATGGATACTGCGATTAAGACACCAATCGAAATGCTGGCACACTGGGCTAAAGCTCGTGGGGATGAAGTCTATTTGCGCCAACCAATCAAGGGACAATACCTTGATTTTACGTGGGGTGAAGTGCAAGAGAAAGTGCAGCAATTAGCGGGTGCGCTACGTCACTTAGGATTTGAGTCTGGCGATAAAATTGCCGTCTTATCTAAAAACTGTGCAGAGTGGTTTATCACCGATCTCGCCTTGATGCACGGCGGCTATATCAGCGTGCCAATTTACCCGACCGCCAACCCTGATACCATACGTTATGTACTACAACACAGTGGAGCTAAAGCCATTTTTGTCGGTAAGCTCGATCATTGGGCCGATCAAGAAGCTGGGGTTGGCGGAGAATTATTACGCCTAGCAATGCCCTACGACACTATGCCCGCCCAATATCAATGGGAACAATTGCTAAATCTAGGTCATCCTTTAATTGAAGCTCCCCTACCTAAGCTAGATCAAGTGATGACATTGATCTACACCTCAGGTTCGACAGGGCAGCCTAAAGGTGCCATTCAGACCTTTGCTAGCTACGGCTGGACCTGTAAAGCCGTTGTACGTGACTTACGCACCGATGGTGATGATAGACTCTTATCCTATCTGCCATTAGCCCATATCACTGAACGCGTTGCGATTGAAGGCTCATCCTTTTATTCGGGTAGCTCCGTTGCTTTTGTCGAAAGCCTCGACTCCTTTGTCGCCGATGTGCAACGGGCTAAACCTACAGTCTTTTTCTCCGTACCTCGTTTATGGAGCTTATTCCAGAAAAATATCATCGATAAAATTGGCCTAAGCAAACTCAATCTATTACTTAAAATTCCGCTACTTAGCAGTTTTGTAAAATACAAAATTCACAAGGGATTAGGTTTAAACCATTGTCGCCTGCTCGGCTCAGGATCTGCGCCTATTCCACCATCATTGATCCACTGGTATCACAATATTGGCCTCAATATTTGTGAGGCTTGGGGAATGACGGAAAACTGCGCCTATTCGATTATCAACTATCCCTTTGATGCCCGTAAAATTGGTACTGTTGGACGTCCAATACAGGATTGCTTAATACGCCAAGGGGACGATGGCGAGTTACTGATCAAAAGCCCCGGTTTAATGACCGCCTATTATTTACAACCCGAAGCGACTGCGGCAGCCTTCGATGCCGATGGTTTTTTCCATACTGGCGATTTATGTGCCATCGATGCCGATGGCTGCGTGACTATTACTGGTCGTGTTAAAGACAATTTTAAAACCGCCAAAGGTAAATATGTCGCGCCAGTTCCTATTGAACGTAAATTAGCTCAGGATCCCTATGTAGAACTGATTTGCGTTATTGGCTCTGGTTTGCCACATCCTGTCGCACTGGTACAACTATCAGAAGGGGCAAGCCTACAAGCCCGTGAAGAAGTGAGAGCCTCACTGAAAGCAACACTCGACAGTGTTAACCCACACTTAGAGTCCCATGAACATGTCGATGCAATTATCGTGGTCAGTGATCCTTGGACAATTGAGAATGATGTACTCACCCCTACCCTCAAAATCAAACGTCATGTGCTTGAAAAAGCCTTTAGCGAACGAGTCGATGGCATTAGAGGCGCTAAAATATGTTGGGAAGATGAGATTTCTATTAAATAA
- the rpoZ gene encoding DNA-directed RNA polymerase subunit omega, whose amino-acid sequence MARVTVEDAVEQIGNRFDMILVAARRARQIAVQGKDPMVEEMNDKPTVIALREIELGLVNAHTLDADERQTVREREAAEIAAVAAIAEGRSL is encoded by the coding sequence ATGGCTCGCGTAACTGTAGAAGACGCCGTAGAACAAATCGGCAACCGTTTTGATATGATCCTGGTTGCGGCGCGTCGTGCTCGCCAAATCGCCGTGCAGGGTAAAGACCCTATGGTTGAAGAGATGAACGATAAGCCAACGGTTATCGCCCTGCGTGAAATCGAATTAGGCTTAGTTAACGCTCACACCCTAGATGCTGATGAGCGTCAAACGGTGCGTGAACGTGAAGCTGCTGAAATTGCAGCGGTTGCAGCCATTGCTGAAGGCCGTTCATTATAA
- the spoT gene encoding bifunctional GTP diphosphokinase/guanosine-3',5'-bis pyrophosphate 3'-pyrophosphohydrolase, whose protein sequence is MYLFEGLKESASGYLEPEQVELLKQAYQIARDAHEGQMRTSGEPYITHPVAVARILAEMRLDHETLMAALLHDTIEDTHVTKEDLAERFGESVAELVEGVSKLDKLKFRDKKEAQAENFRKMMMAMTQDIRVILIKLADRTHNMRTLGALRPDKRRRIARETLEIYAPIANRLGIHNIKTELEDLGFQAYYPMRYRVLKEVVKAARGNRKELIQGIEAAVYTRLNDAGIPGKVKGREKNLYSIYNKMQSKELQFQEVMDIYAFRVIVDSIDTCYRVLGAMHGLYKPRPGRFKDYIAIPKANGYQSLHTSLFGPHGVPVEIQIRTEDMDQMADKGVAAHWAYKGGAEAGQGTTTQVRARKWMQSLLELQQSASTSFEFVENVKTELFPEEIYVFTPEGRILELPVNATAVDFAYEVHTDVGNTCVGARVNRQAYPLSQPLISGQTVEIITAKGARPNAAWLNFVVTGKARAKIRQVLKSLKGDDAIALGRRLLNHALGKTKLDSIPPEQIEKVVRDTKHANLNALLADIGLGNAMSIVIAQRLIGDNLENQESRDAHLMPIRGAEGMLVTFANCCRPIPGDAVIAHVSPGKGLVVHMENCANIRGYQGEPDKYIPVQWDNVEGVEYQANLRVEIVNHQGALAKITSIIAAEGSNIHNLSTEERDGRVYLINLRISVKDRIHLANVMRRIRVLPEVLRTSRNR, encoded by the coding sequence TTGTATCTGTTTGAAGGTCTAAAGGAGTCTGCTTCCGGTTACTTAGAACCTGAACAGGTAGAATTACTCAAGCAGGCGTACCAGATTGCGCGTGATGCCCATGAAGGGCAAATGCGCACTAGCGGCGAACCTTATATTACTCACCCGGTTGCGGTTGCTCGCATCCTTGCCGAAATGCGTCTCGACCACGAGACGCTGATGGCGGCTCTGCTCCACGACACTATCGAAGATACGCATGTCACCAAAGAAGACTTGGCAGAGCGCTTTGGTGAGTCTGTGGCAGAGCTGGTCGAAGGTGTGTCAAAACTCGATAAACTTAAATTTCGCGATAAGAAAGAAGCGCAAGCCGAAAACTTTCGTAAAATGATGATGGCGATGACGCAGGATATCCGCGTTATCCTCATCAAGCTTGCCGATCGCACCCACAATATGCGTACCTTAGGCGCACTACGTCCAGACAAACGTCGCCGTATCGCCCGCGAAACCTTAGAAATCTACGCGCCCATCGCCAATCGTCTTGGTATCCACAATATCAAAACCGAGTTAGAAGACTTAGGTTTTCAAGCTTATTATCCAATGCGATATCGGGTGCTTAAAGAAGTGGTTAAAGCCGCCCGTGGCAATCGTAAAGAATTAATTCAGGGCATTGAAGCCGCTGTATATACCCGCTTAAACGATGCAGGTATTCCGGGCAAAGTGAAAGGTCGAGAAAAAAATCTTTATTCCATCTATAACAAGATGCAGAGTAAAGAGCTGCAATTCCAAGAAGTCATGGATATCTACGCCTTCAGGGTGATAGTCGATTCCATCGACACTTGCTACCGCGTACTCGGCGCCATGCATGGCCTTTACAAGCCTCGTCCCGGTCGTTTCAAAGATTATATCGCTATCCCTAAAGCCAACGGTTATCAGTCACTCCATACCTCCTTGTTTGGCCCACACGGCGTCCCCGTTGAAATTCAAATTCGTACCGAAGATATGGATCAAATGGCAGACAAAGGGGTCGCTGCACACTGGGCCTACAAAGGTGGTGCTGAAGCAGGTCAAGGTACAACCACCCAAGTACGCGCCCGCAAGTGGATGCAAAGTTTGTTGGAATTACAACAAAGTGCCAGTACCTCATTCGAATTCGTTGAGAACGTGAAAACAGAACTCTTCCCCGAAGAGATTTATGTGTTCACCCCCGAAGGTCGCATTTTGGAATTACCCGTCAATGCCACCGCGGTCGATTTTGCCTACGAAGTCCACACTGATGTCGGTAATACTTGCGTAGGTGCCCGCGTGAATCGCCAAGCTTACCCGCTCAGTCAGCCATTAATTTCAGGTCAAACCGTTGAAATTATTACGGCTAAAGGTGCTCGTCCGAATGCGGCTTGGCTTAACTTTGTAGTTACAGGTAAAGCCCGAGCCAAAATTCGCCAAGTGCTTAAAAGCCTTAAAGGTGACGATGCGATCGCACTGGGTCGCCGTTTGCTAAACCATGCGCTGGGCAAAACTAAGCTCGACAGTATTCCACCAGAGCAAATTGAAAAAGTGGTGCGTGATACTAAGCACGCTAACCTTAACGCCTTACTCGCCGATATCGGTCTTGGTAATGCGATGAGCATCGTTATCGCCCAACGTCTAATTGGCGATAACCTTGAAAATCAAGAGAGCCGCGATGCGCACTTGATGCCAATCCGTGGCGCCGAAGGTATGCTAGTCACCTTTGCAAACTGCTGTCGCCCCATTCCTGGCGATGCCGTTATCGCCCACGTGAGTCCAGGTAAAGGCTTAGTGGTGCATATGGAAAACTGCGCCAACATTCGAGGTTACCAAGGTGAGCCTGATAAATACATTCCTGTACAATGGGATAATGTTGAAGGCGTTGAATATCAAGCAAATCTGCGAGTTGAGATCGTCAATCACCAAGGCGCATTGGCAAAAATCACCTCGATCATTGCCGCCGAAGGTTCTAACATTCATAACCTCAGCACTGAAGAACGTGATGGCCGCGTGTATCTGATTAACCTGCGTATTTCGGTGAAGGACAGGATCCATTTAGCCAACGTGATGCGCCGTATCCGAGTACTTCCTGAAGTGTTACGTACATCCCGTAATCGTTAA
- a CDS encoding calcium/sodium antiporter, which translates to MLIALSIIGGFIILTLGAEALVRGASSIALRLGITPLIIGLTIVAFGTSAPELAVSVKSALAGNSGIALGNVIGSNIANIGLILAITALIRPIQVQSQIVKRDIPLMILASMLFWGLLLDGELNLIDGVVLLSLLVGYLVFSYISSKNTKDADAEAIEEGPKNPLLSILFILVGISMLVGGGILFVNGAVDLAKTFGVSEVIIGLTIVAIGTSMPELVTSVLAALKGESDIAIGNVVGSNLFNILGILGVTAIVHPVSALGFQSFDFTVMLALAVVILPFAWTGLRIGRREGAVLLLSYLGYMGYLVNQASMQSLV; encoded by the coding sequence ATGCTCATTGCACTTTCAATTATTGGTGGTTTTATTATTTTAACCTTAGGCGCAGAAGCCCTAGTTCGCGGTGCAAGTTCAATTGCCCTGCGTTTAGGTATTACGCCGTTAATTATTGGCTTAACTATCGTTGCTTTTGGTACAAGTGCGCCAGAGTTAGCGGTCAGTGTTAAATCCGCATTAGCAGGTAACAGCGGCATAGCCCTAGGTAATGTCATAGGATCAAACATTGCCAACATTGGTTTGATTTTAGCGATCACCGCGCTGATCCGCCCCATCCAAGTACAATCCCAAATTGTAAAACGGGATATTCCCCTGATGATCTTAGCCTCTATGTTGTTTTGGGGATTATTACTAGACGGTGAACTCAACCTCATTGACGGTGTAGTGCTACTTTCACTGTTGGTAGGCTATTTAGTGTTTAGTTACATCAGTTCAAAAAACACTAAGGATGCCGATGCCGAGGCCATTGAAGAAGGCCCTAAAAACCCACTGTTATCAATTTTATTTATTTTAGTGGGCATCAGTATGTTAGTCGGTGGTGGAATTTTATTTGTGAATGGCGCCGTTGATCTGGCTAAAACCTTCGGCGTGAGTGAAGTGATTATCGGCTTAACGATTGTCGCGATTGGCACCAGTATGCCGGAATTAGTTACCTCTGTTTTAGCAGCACTAAAAGGTGAAAGTGATATTGCTATTGGTAATGTCGTAGGCTCTAACCTTTTTAATATCTTAGGTATTTTAGGTGTCACCGCCATAGTTCACCCAGTATCGGCTCTGGGTTTTCAATCCTTCGACTTTACCGTAATGTTAGCTTTAGCCGTAGTAATACTGCCCTTCGCTTGGACAGGTTTACGCATCGGCCGTAGAGAAGGCGCAGTTTTGTTGCTGAGCTATCTAGGTTATATGGGTTACTTAGTAAACCAAGCAAGTATGCAATCTTTAGTCTAA
- a CDS encoding RidA family protein — protein MAEKIIIATDNAPAAIGTYSQAVKVGSTVYLSGQIPLVPSTMQIVSDDFEAQVVQVFENLTAVCNAAGGSINDIVKLNIFLTDLSHFAKVNEIMSRYFSQPYPARAAIGVKQLPKDSQVEMDGVMEL, from the coding sequence ATGGCAGAAAAAATCATTATAGCGACCGACAATGCCCCTGCGGCCATCGGCACCTATTCGCAGGCCGTTAAAGTCGGTAGTACAGTGTATTTATCAGGCCAGATCCCACTCGTGCCAAGCACAATGCAAATTGTCAGTGATGATTTTGAGGCCCAGGTTGTACAAGTATTTGAAAACTTAACGGCCGTCTGCAACGCAGCAGGTGGGTCAATTAACGATATCGTTAAGCTCAATATCTTCCTGACTGATTTAAGCCACTTCGCTAAAGTGAATGAAATCATGAGTCGCTACTTCAGCCAACCTTATCCTGCTCGCGCCGCAATTGGTGTAAAGCAGCTGCCTAAGGATTCACAGGTTGAAATGGACGGCGTGATGGAGCTGTAA
- the gmk gene encoding guanylate kinase — MTARGNLFIVSAPSGAGKSSLISALLKDKPADMQVSVSHTTRAPRPGEVDGQHYHFVNVEQFKTLIAENAFFEWAEVFGNYYGTSRHVIEHTLTQGIDVFLDIDWQGAEQVKAVMPEAVGVFILPPSKAELERRLTGRGQDSQEVIASRMAQAVSEMSHYKEYDFIIINDDFDTALADLRAIIRSQRLTGASQIHAQNDMLHDLLAG, encoded by the coding sequence ATGACCGCACGCGGAAATTTATTTATTGTGTCAGCGCCAAGTGGTGCGGGTAAATCCTCGCTAATTTCGGCATTGTTAAAAGACAAACCTGCCGATATGCAGGTTTCAGTATCACATACTACCCGCGCGCCGCGCCCAGGTGAAGTTGATGGTCAACACTACCACTTCGTTAATGTTGAACAATTTAAAACATTAATAGCTGAAAATGCCTTTTTCGAATGGGCTGAAGTATTCGGTAATTACTATGGCACATCACGCCATGTGATCGAACATACGCTCACCCAAGGTATCGATGTGTTCCTCGATATCGACTGGCAAGGTGCCGAACAAGTTAAAGCGGTTATGCCTGAAGCCGTAGGGGTATTTATTTTACCGCCCTCGAAAGCTGAACTAGAGCGACGCCTGACTGGTCGAGGACAAGACAGTCAGGAAGTGATTGCCAGCCGAATGGCACAAGCGGTATCGGAAATGTCCCACTATAAAGAATATGATTTTATTATCATCAATGATGATTTTGATACAGCACTGGCCGATCTGCGTGCCATCATTCGCAGCCAACGCTTAACAGGTGCTAGTCAGATCCACGCACAAAATGATATGCTTCACGATCTGTTGGCAGGATAG